CAGCACGGCGTGCTCGGCACCGCCGACGTACAGGTCGACGCCGCCGGTCGGCTGTCCCTCGCGCGGGCCCATCCAGTACTGCTCGATGGCGGGGTCGACCAGCTTCTGGCCGTTGTTCGGGTCCAGGTAGCGCAGCTCGTACCAGCAGGAGCCCGCCCAGTTGGGCATGGTGTTGGTCTCGCGACGGTACTTCCGCGGGCCGTTGCCGTCGCCCAGGTCCAGGGTGACGTTCACCCAGTCGGCGTTGCGGGACAGCGGGGTCTCGGGCTGGGTGTTGGCGTCCTCGGGGTCGAAGGTGCGCGGCGAGTAGTCCTCGACCTCCGGCAGCTCCAGGGGCAGCATCGACTCGGGCAGCGGGTGGGCGATGCCCTCCTCGTCGTACACGATCGGGAACGGCTCGCCCCAGTAGCGCTGGCGGCTGAACAGCCAGTCGCGCAGCCGGAAGTTCACGGTGCCCTCGCCGACGCCGTGCTCCTTCAGCCACTCCGTGATCTTCGCCTTGGCGTCGACCACTCCCAGGCCGTCCAGCGAGATCTCGTCGTTCGCCGAGTTGACCAGCTTCGCCTCGTACGAGGAGAAGGCGTCGTCCCAGGCCGAGGTGTCCGTGCCGCGGTCGTCCGAGGGCTCCACGACACAGCGCATCGGCAGCTCGAAGGCGCGCGCGAAGGCGAAGTCGCGGGCGTCGTGCGCCGGAACGGCCATGATCGCGCCGGTGCCGTAGCCCATCAGGACGTAGTCGGCGATGAAGACGGGCACCTTGTCGCCGCTGACCGGGTTGGTCGCGTACGCGCCGGTGAAGACGCCGGTCTTGTCCTTGGCCTCGGCCTGCCGCTCCACGTCGGACTTGGCCGCGGCCTGCTTGCGGTACGCGGTGACGGCCTCGGCCGGGCTCGCGTGGCCGCCGGTCCACACCGGCTGCGTGCCCTCGGGCCACGCGGCCGGGATGATCCGCTCGACCAGTTCGTGCTCGGGCGCCAGCACCATGTAGGTGGCGCCGAACAGGGTGTCCTGGCGGGTGGTGAACACGGTCACGGCGCCGGCGCCGTCGACCGGGAAGTCCACCCGGGCACCCTCCGAGCGGCCGATCCAGTTGCGCTGCTGCAGCTTGATGGCCTCGGGCCAGTCCAGCCCGTCCAGGTCGTCCAGCAGCCGGTCGGCGTAGGCGGTGATGCGCATGTTCCACTGGCGCAGCTTGGCCTTGAAGACCGGGAAGTTGCCGCGCTCGGAGCGGCCGTCGGCCGTCACCTCTTCGTTGGCCAGCACGGTGCCCAGGCCCGGGGACCAGTTGACGGGTGCGTCCGAGGCGTACGCCAGGCGGTACTCGCCCAGGACGTCGGCGCGCTCGGCGGCGCTCAGCTCACTCCAGTCACGGCCGTCCGGGGTGGCACGCGAGCCGCCCTCGAACTGCGCGACCAGCTCCGTGATCGGACGGGCCCGGCCGGCCTCGGTGTCGTACCAGGAGTTGAAGATCTGCAGGAAGATCCACTGCGTCCACTTGTAGTACTCCGCCTCGATCGTCGCGAACGAACGGCGGTTGTCGTGGCCCAGGCCCAGCCGGCGCAGCTGGACCTTCATGTTCTCCATGTTGGCCTCGGTGGAGGCCCGCGGGTGCGTGCCGGTCTGCACGGCGTACTGCTCCGCGGGCAGGCCGAAGGCGTCGAAGCCCAGGGTGTGCAGGACGTTGTGCCCGGTCATGCGCTGGTGGCGGGCGTACACGTCGGTGGCGATGTATCCCAGCGGGTGGCCTACGTGCAGACCCGCACCCGAGGGGTACGGGAACATGTCCATGATGAACTTCTTGGGCTTGGCGACCAGTTCCGGATCGCCCGCCAGGTCACCGGTCGGGTTGGGGGCCTCGTACGTCCCCTCGGCGTCCCAGAAGTCCTGCCAGCGTGCCTCGATGTCGGCGGCCATCGCCGCCGTGTAGCGGTGCGGCGCAGCCGTCTCGGCTGCGGTATTCGTCTCGCTCATGATCCTCAAAGCTCCATCGATCGTCATCTGCCGGCGCCCACGTCTACGGACACACGTCTACGGAAACGAAAAATCCCCTCGCACAGGAGGGGACGCCGCGCCGATTCCGACCAGGCATTCTCACCGGTCGGGAGTGATCAGCGCGGCTCGCTAAGCAGAAGGCGTACGGCACGCATGGCGTCAGGGTACCGCACGGGGCCGGAGCCCGGCCGGGGGCCGCCGGTCCGTGGACGGGCGGCCGGGACGGAACGTCCGGGAAGCGGGGGTTACTCCGCGTACCTACCTCTATCGGGGCAACCATTCAATCCCCGTACTGGCCGGTATGGAGCGACTTAGCATGCCGCAACGGGACCGCATTGCCGAACCATTCGGAGTCGCCCCAATGAACCCTCATCGCAAGAACCGCTCATCCCCCACAATGAGCCCCGGAATGAGCCGTCCCATGCAAGGCGGACTGACCGTCGCCCTGCTGGTTCTCATCCCGCTGCTCGCCGTCGCAGGGAGCGACGACTTGCGCGCCGCGCTCGACTTCACCACCGGCGTTCTTTCCCTGGTGTCGCTCACCGCGACCGTCGCCTGGGGCCTGCTGGCCACTGACCGGCTGTTCCTGTCCACGCGTCAGCGGCTGCTCGCCCAGGGCATCCACCGGGCCACCGCCGTGGCCTCGCTCGGCTTTCTCCTGCTCCACGTCACCGTGAAGGTCGCCCTCGGGCATGTGGCGCTCGTCGGCGCCCTCGTACCCTTCGGTCTCGGAGTACGCGGCACGGCCGGTCTCATCGGTTTCGGCTCGCTGGCCGGACTGCTGATGATCGTCACCGCCGCGACCGGCGCCCTGCGGAGCGCCTTCGTCCATCCGTCCCCTTCCACCACCCTGCTGGGGAGCTCGCTGCGCTCCCCCCTGAAGGCGGGCCGGTTCGCGGGCCGCTGGCGCGCCCTGCACGGGCTGGCCTACCCGGCCTGGTGCTCGGCACTGATCCACGGCCTGTACGCGGGCCGGGCCGCCGCGACCTGGGTCGTCGTGATGTACGGCCTGTGCTTGCTCGCGGTGGCGGCGGCACTGTGCCTGCGGCTCCTCCCGCAGCCCGAGAAGCGCCGGATCGCCGCCCTGATCACCTCGCTGATCAGCCCCGACACGCTGCCCGCCGAGCCGGACCCGGACGCCCGCGCCGCCCCGCCGGCCGGCCCCGGGAGCGCACCGGACCACGACGCTCCCGGACGGTTCGATCGGGGGTGGCGCGAGCCCGACCGTGAGGTCCGGGGCACTCCCATCCGCCCCAGGACCCTCGCGGCCCCCTCCCCTCCCCTGTACGAGGCCCCGCCGCGCAGCTCCGAGCGGCTCGGCGGGGACCCTGGTCCGGCCGCCGGGGCGCCGCTCAAGGGCCCGGGGATCGCTGCCGCCTACCGGGCCGTCTCCCTCTCCCCCGACCCGCCGCCCGCCCAGCCGGACAGCCGCTGGCCCACCCCGTCGCCCGCTCCGCCCGCACAGGCGGTCAGGCCGCCGCAGGACCCCGGGCACGCCTACGCCGCCGAGCAGGAAGGGCCGTACAACGCGTCGCCGCACACCGCGTACGACGCCACCCCGCACGCCGCACCGCCGTACGGCGCCACCCCGCCGCACACGACCCCCTATCCGACCGCCTCGTACCCGGCCTCCCCGTACGTCCCCGGCTCCGAGGCGCCGACCGGTCCGCTCCCCGCCGTCGGCGAGACGGCGTACGACACCGGGCCACGGCCCGGACCGCTCTATCCACCACCCGCCGGTGAACCCTGGCACGCACCCGCTGGAGACCGACCGTGAACGTCCCCCTCCCCGATGTCCCCGAAGTGCGCGTCGTCGGCCTGCCACAGCTGACCAGCGGCTTCGACCTGGTGGAGCGACTCGACCTCGGCATGCACCTGAAGGTGCACGGACCGCTCGAACCGATGACCGGCGAGCGCCTCGCCGAGCTGGCCGAAGCCATCTCCCTGTGCGGCCGGGGCGGTGCCGGATTCCCGTTCGGGAGGAAGCTGCGCGCGGTGGCCAAGGCGTCCATCCGCCGCGGTGTCCGGCCCGTCGTCGTGATCAACGGAAGCGAGGGCGAGCCCGCCTGCCGCAAGGACACCGTGCTGCTCAACCGCGCCCCGCACCTCATCCTGGACGGCGCCCTGCTGGCCGCCGAGGCCCTCGGCGCGCGCACCCTGATCGTCGCGGTCACACGTAACTCCACGGAGATATCCGTCCGGGCGGCCCTGGCCGAGCGCGGCCTGTCCGACAGGCGGGGGCAGCAGTTGCGGGCCCGGGTGGTGCGCACCCCGGAACGGATGGTCTCGGGCGAGGCTTCGGCGGTCATCCGGGCGGCGAGCGGCGGTCCCGCGCTGCCGCCCGGCCGCCGGGAACGGGCCGCCGAGGCAGGCGTCGGCGGTGCCCCGACGCTGCTGTCGAACGCGGAGACCTACGCCCAGCTCGCCGTCGCCGCCCGGATCGGACCCCGGCGCTACGGCCACACCGGGCTGCCCGACGAGCCCGGCACGGTCCTGCTCACCGTCTCCGGCTCCGTATCGCGCCCGATGGTCATCGAGGTGCCGACCGGGGTGCCGCTGCGGTACGTGCTCCAGCTGGCCGGTGCGCCTCCGCTCCCCCAGGGCGTGCTGACCGGCGGATATCACGGCAACTGGATCGACTCGGTCGCCGCGCACGACGCCGTCGTCTCCGTCAGGTCCCTGGCCGCGGTGGGCGGCGCACTCGGGGCCGGCGCCATCCTGCCGATCGCGCCCGGAACCTGTCCGCTCGGTGAGTCGCTGCGCATCGCGAACTGGCTGGCCGCGGAGACGGCGGGCCAGTGCGGGCCGTGCAAGCTCGGGCTCCCGGCCGCCGCCGGCGGCCTCTCCGATGTCCTGAACGGTGGCGGACCGGCAGCGCTGGAAGCCTTGCGCGAGGTGACCCAGGCGGTGAAGGGCCGGGGCGCGTGCAAGCACCCCGACGGCTCCGCGCGCTTCCTGGCCTCGACCCTGTCCGCGTTCACCGACGACCTCGCCGCGCACGTCCTGGACGGCGGCTGCGGCCGGGACACCCTCGGAGTGCTGCCGCTGCCCGGACCGGGCTACCAGGATCTGGAGGAGTCCATTCCGAGCGGCGGGAAGCTGGCGGTCGACTGGACGCTCTGTCAGGGCCACGGGCTGTGCGCCGACATCGTCCCCGAGCTCATCCGGCTGGGCCCCGACGGGTATCCGGCACTCGCGGACGCCTCGGTTCCGATGCATCTGCGCGGGCGGGCCCAGCGGGCCGTACGGCGCTGCCCGGAACTCGCGCTCCGCATCGAGCAGGCACCGGCCGAGCGCCCCGCCCTGCCGAGCACCAACCGCAAGGCCCTGGGCAGCGGACGCAGTTGAACCTGAACGACGAAGAGCGGGTCATCCGATCCGGATGACCCGCTCTTTCACTGTGGAGCTAAGGAGAATTGAACTCCTGACCTCCTGCATGCCATGCAGGCGCTCTACCAACTGAGCTATAGCCCCTCGCTGCTTGCCGCCCGGTTTCCCTTGGCGACATCGAGAACATTACACGGTCCCCCCGGTCCTCCACCAAATCGTTTCCCGTCTGGGCCGTTTTGCCCGATTTCGGGGGTCAGGCGGTGGCGAAGGAGTAGAACCGCTTGAGGGTGCAGTGCTCCTCCAGGAGCCTCCCGTAGATCGGCTCCCCCTCCAGCTCCCGGTAGGTCTCGATGGGGTCGCCTTTTATGATCAGCGCCCGCGCGCACTCCTCGCACCAGTACTGGTACTCCGGGTTGACCGGATCCATGTCCCGGACGATGGGCGTACCACTGCCGCACCAGTCGCATTTACGCCTGTGTGCACCCATCAGTCAGCTCCAGCTGTGGCCGCAGGCCGTGCACCCGTAGGAAACCCCGCCGTTGTCACCCAGGACCTGGGCCACTTGGGACGAACTGCAGGACGGACAGCCGAGCACAGAGAAGGGGGCAAGGGGCGGAGTGGGACGCGAGGGGCGGGAGGCGGCGGGTGTGACGGGCAGGTCCGGGACCTGTTCGCGACTCGCAGGCATCGCGCTCCCTCCCGATCGGTCCTTCGCCCCCTCCGGCGCTCCGATTCTGCCATGGCCCCGCAAGGGGGTCAGCCCGCCGAGGAGCCGGCCTTCCGGGTAACGAAAAGATCCCGCCCCCAACCGGGGACGGGATCTTGATTGTGGAGCTAAGGAGAATTGAACTCCTGACCTCCTGCATGCCATGCAGGCGCTCTACCAACTGAGCTATAGCCCCGCTGTTCGCTTTCTTTCCCGCGTTTCCGCGCTGCGAACAAGAAGAACTTTAGCCTGCGACCAGCCAGAAAGTGAAATCCGGCCGACGTCGCCCGGAGACGGCCTCCGGGCAGCGGTCAATCGTCGTCGCCCAGCACCGGTTCCGGCAGTGTCCCGGCGTTGTGTTCGAGCAGACGCCAGCCGCGCGCGCCCTCACCGAGGACGGACCAGCAGCAGTTGGACAGACCGCCGAGCCCTTCCCAGTGGTGGGCGTCCAGGCCGAGCAGACGGCCGATGGTCGTCCGGATCGTGCCTCCGTGGCTGACCACGACGAGCGTGCCGCCGTCGGTCAGCTTGTCGGCGTGCTGCAGCACCACCGGGGCGGCCCGGTCGGCGACCTCGGTCTCCAGCTCGCCCCCGCCGCGGCGCACGGGCTCGCCGCGCTTCCAGGCGGCGTACTGCCCGGCGTACTGCTCGACGATCTCGTCGTGCGTGAGCCCTTGCCAGGCGCCCGCGTACGTCTCGCGCAGGGCGGAGTCGTGCGCCACCGGGAGACCGGTGACCGCGGCGAGCTCAGCCGCTGTGGCCGATGCCCTCCGCAGGTCCGAGGCGACGATCGCATCGGGCTTCAACGAGGCGAGCAGCCGGGCGGCCCGACGGGCCTGCCCGATGCCGGCTTCGGTGAGCTCGATGTCCGTGGAGCCCTGAAAACGGCGCTCCAGATTCCACGCCGTCTGACCATGACGCCAGAGGACGATCCTGCGGCCCCTGCCGCTGCTGCTGCCGTTCAGTGCTGCTCACCTTCCGGGATGCCGTTGAGCTGTGCGTGCTCCTCGGCCTTGCCGCGGGTCTTGAGCGCGTCCTCGGGGAGGCCGATCTCGGGGCAGTCCTTCCACAGGCGCTCGAGCGCGTAGAACACGCGCTCCTCGCTGTGCTGGACGTGGATCACGATGTCGACGTAGTCGAGGAGGATCCAGCGGGCGTCGCGGTCACCCTCGCGGCGCACCGGCTTGGCGCCGAGCTCCTTCTGGAGCCGCTCCTCGATCTCGTCGACGATCGACTTGACCTGGCGGTCATTGGGGGCCGAGGCCAGCAGGAAGGCGTCGGTGATCGACAGCACGTCGCTGACGTCGTAGGCGATGATGTCGTGCGCGAGCCGGTCGGCGGCCGCCTGAGCGGCGGCGTTGATGAGCTCGATGGAGCGGTCCGTGGCGGTCACATGCAGGCTTTCGTCGGCGGTCAGATCAACCTCTAGGGTCTCACGGACCGCCGACAGCCCCTACGACGATCGTTCGATCGCGCCGTTTCGCTATTTGATCTTGTAGTTCTGGCCGAGTACGACGGACACGTCGGCGTTGGCGGCGGGCTTGCCCTTCTGTACCGAGCTCGTCGGCAGTCCCAGCGTCTTGGCCACCTCGGTGGCCTTCGCCTTGTCCTCGGCCGTCCTGTAGAAGACCGCGGACGACGTCGCGGGGTCGCCCTTCCCCCCGTCCACGAAGGTGTAGCCGCCGTTGAGCAGCTGCACCCGGGCCCTTTCGGGGGCGTCCGTGTTCCCGGTGGCGTTCTTGATGCCCACCCGGACGGCCGCGTCCTTCTCCGGAGCCTTGACCGCCCCGCCGAGCACGTCCTTGACCACGCTGTCCGCGGCCTTCTCGGTGAGCGTGCCGTCGGCCTGGACCGGCAGCAGTGCCGTCTTGTAGCTGCCGACCTTGGCGTGTCCGGCGAGCTTCGCGAGGGACGCTCCGAGGTCCTGCTCGGGCAAGGACGGGTCGAGGATCTGTCCGAGCGTCTGCACGGTGACCGTCGCGGCCTTCGGGTCCTCCGACAGCTTGCGCAGGACGCCCCGCATGACCTGGCCGAACCGCAGCAGCTGCTTCGCCTCGGGCTCGTCGGGCCCGCGGTAGGTGGCGTACGCGACGGCCATCTGGCCGCTCAGCGTCTGCGCCTCCCCCTTGTTGACCAGCGGCGAGGCGCCCTTCTTGGCATCGGGCACATCGGTGTCGGTGTCGACCTCGATGTTGCCGACCAGCTCGACCAGGTTCTCCAGGTACGGAGTGTCGAGCCGCCAGGTGCCGCTGATGCTCGTGCCCAGGAGGGTGTCGATCGACTCGCTCGTGGCGCTGGACCCGTCGTCGTCGACGGACTTGCCGAGCGTGGTGGTCGAGCCGTCGTCGTTGGCGACGGCGAGCGAGTTGGGCAGGAGGACGGTGGTGCCCTGTTCGGTCGTGACGTTGTCGACGAGCAGCGCCGTGGAGGTGCCGCCCTTCTTGGTGTTGTGGAGGTGGACGACGATGACGTCCCGCTGCTGCGGGCCGGCCTGGGTGGCCTCCTGGCCGTCCGATCCGGAGAGACCGGGAATCTTGTCGGCGCTCCAGAGGTAGCCCACGCCGCCGACCACCACGAGCGCCGCGACGACGATCAGGGCGACGATCCGCTTGCGGCCCCGGCGCCGCGCCTCCTCGCGCCGCTCGCTGCGGCTCTCGGTGAACTTCAGCCAGTCGATGACGTCTTCGGAGTCCTCGTCGGGCTCCTCGATGAACGAGAACTGCTCGGTGCGGTAGTCGGGAGCGGCCCGGCGCTGCCCGGGTACGGCGGGCTCCGGGTCGCTCTCGTACGGGCGCTCGGGCTCAGGCGGCGCCACGGCCGGCGCGGCGCCCTGCGGCGGCATGCTCCACTGCTGGGTGGCGTCGGCCGCTGCGGGCTGCTGCTGCCTGCCCTGGTCGTAGCCGTAGTCCCCGTAGCCACTGTCGTAGCCGTGCCCCTGGGGCTGCTGCGAGGGCTGGCCGGGATGGTGCTGCGGCGCGGCCTGCGGCTGCTGGGGAGCGTAGGGGTCGTACTGCTGGGGCTGCTGCGGCGGCTGGGCGTACGGGTCGTATCCGTAGCCCTGGTCGCCACCCTGACCCTGCTGGGGCTGCTGGCCCTGCTGGGGCTGCGCGGCGTACGGGTCGTACGGCTGCTGGCCCGGCTGCTGGTACACCGGCTGCCCGTACTCGTCGTAGCCGATGACCTGAGGCTGCTGGAAGTACGGGTCGTACGGGTTCTGTCGGTCGTTCACCGGTGCCCCTCTCCGTGGCTCATTCGCCGCGGTACAGCTGGCGCTTGTCGATGTACCGGACCACTCCGTCCGGCACCAAATACCAGACCGGATCCCCCTGCGCGACTCTCGCACGGCAGTCCGTGGACGAGATGGCCAGCGCCGGAACCTCCACGAGGGAGACACCGCCCTCGGGCAGTCCGTCGTCCGTGAGCACGTGCCCCGGGCGGGTCACCCCGATGAAGTGGGAGAGCGAGAACAGCTCCTCCGCGTCCCGCCAGGTGAGGATCTGGGACAGCGCGTCCGCGCCGGTGATGAAGAAGAGGTCCGCGTCACCGTGGATCGCACGCAGGTCCCGCAGCGTATCGATGGTGTACGTCGGTCCGCCACGGTCGATCTCGAGGCGGCTCACGGAGAACTGCGGGTTCGAGGCGGTGGCGATGACCGTCATCAGATAGCGGTCCTCGGCCGGCGAGACCTGCTTGTGGCTCTTCTGCCACGGCTGCCCGGTCGGGACGAAGATGACCTCGTCGAGGTGGAACTGGGCGGCCACTTCACTGGCCGCCACCAGGTGTCCATGATGGATCGGGTCAAATGTCCCGCCCATCACGCCGAGTCGGCGTTTGCCGCGGCCGGTAGGCACTTCCTGCTCTCCCATGCGTGCAGACCCTACTGGTACGGCCGTACGCCTCTGCCTCAGCGGTCGCGGTTGAAGCGGGTGGTGATCCACAGCAGGAGCAGCAGCGCGACGAACGCACCACCGCCGGTGAGGTACGGGTTGAGGCTTTCGTGGTTACCACCGGACTCGCCGCCTTCGGAGGCGAGAGTGACCAGCTGGTGCGCGGTGCTCGTGAGGCTCATCTTCGGCGGGACCTTTTCGTCGGGAGTCGGAAGGAAGACGTCGCCGACATCGTATGCGTGCGCCTCGGGCACGCTCACGCCGACTCAGTCGTTGTTGTCGTCGTTGCCGTATCCGCGCAACAGGAACCATGCGAGCAGGGCGGCTCCGACGATCGAGACGAGCAGCACGATCCGAAGCGTGTCACCCATTCCCTGGTCCTCGGACGCGGCAGCGAGCAGTGCGGCGGTGTACGGCATTTCGGGCGCTCCTCAAAGTTATCCACAGCCCCCCGCACACCGTAGCGCCAGCACATACGCTGGGATTTGTCAGGGGGACGAGCGACGTCTCGTACGAACAGGGGGCCTTCCATGACCGACAGCCACGAGAACGTGCCGAGCAGGCAGCGCAGGCGATTTCCGGGTATTTCCTCCCGGGCGTACGAGCACCCGGCGGACCGCTCGGCCCTGGTGGCACTGCGCAAGCTGACCGGCTTCGACACCGTCTTCAAGGCGCTCAGCGGGCTTCTTCCCGAGCGCAGTCTGCGACTGCTCTTCCTCTCCGACTCCGTCCGGGTGAGCGACGCCCAGTTCGCCCACCTCAACGCCATGCTGAGGGACGCCTGTTACATCCTGGACCTGGAGAAGGTCCCTCCGATGTACGTCGCCCAGAACCCGCAGCCGAACGCGATGTGCATCGGTCTCGACGAGCCGATCATCGTGGTGACGACGGGCCTGGTCGAGCTGCTGGACGAGGAGGAGATGCGGGCCGTCGTGGGCCACGAGGTGGGTCACGCGCTCTCCGGCCACTCGGTGTACCGCACGATATTGCTCTTCCTCACCAATCTGGCCGTCAAGGTGGCCTGGATCCCGCTCGGCAATGTCGCGATCATGGCGATAGTGACGGCGCTGCGCGAGTGGTTCCGCAAGTCGGAGCTGTCCGCGGACCGGGCGGGACTGCTGGTGGGCCAGGACCTCCAGGCGTCGATGCGCGGTCTGATGAAGATCGCCGGTGGCAACCACCTGCACGAGATGAACGTGGACGCGTTCCTCGCCCAGGCGGACGAGTACGAGAAGGCCGGCGACCTGCGCGACTCCGTGCTGAAGATCCTCAATGTGCTGCCGCGGACGCATCCGTTCACCGCGGTGCGGGCCGCCGAGCTGAAGAAGTGGTCGGAGACCCGCGACTACCAGCGGATCATGGACGGCCACTACCCCCGGCGCGACGAGGACAAGGACACCTCGGTGACGGACTCCTTCCGGGAGTCGGCCTCGCACTACGCGGACACCGTGCGCACCAGCAAGGACCCGCTGATGAAGCTCGTGGGCGACATCGCCGGCGGTGCGGGCGATCTGGGCGGCAAGCTCCGGGACAGATTCACGGGCGGGGGCAGCGGCACCGGGTCCACGGACGGCGGGTCTACGGACGGCGGGAGCCGTCGTCCGCAGGACCCGGAGGAGGGTTCTGGGCCGACGGGGAGCTGACCGCCAGCGTCCCGCACAGCGCCACCGTGCGCCGGCCCGTGGCGTACGGGTCGGTGCCGGCCGGTCCCTTGGTGTCCGACCGCTCCCCCGCGAGCAGCGGCACGAGCGCACCGGCGGTGTCCGCCGAGCACGTCTGGGGTCCGGCCTGGACCTGGGCGGTCCTGACCTCCAGCCGGTGGAGCCGCAGGTCCTCCCGGTCGAACTGGAAGTGCAGCTCCCGCCGCACGGTGAACAGCGAGGCACCGTCCGCCTTCTGCGGGCCGGAGACGACCGGGCGCAGCGCGTATGTGAACGTGTGGTCGGACACCACTTCCAGGGTGTCCGCTCCCGCCTCGGTGTACGCCAGCGTGCCCTGGACCCTGACCTTCGGGTCGGCGAGCTCCACGTCGTCCGGATCGAACCGCACCAGCCAGCCGGTGGCGGAGTGCTGTCCGTCGTTGGCCGGTGAACTCATGCTCCGGTCGAACTGGGCCGTCTGGTCGGGATCGAGCAGCCGCCCGACCGGCCGGGTGGACGTTCCGGTGAGCACGTCGGGGTCGAGCGAGGACTCCACCAGGTAGTCCTTGGCCGTGGTCAGGGCAGCCATCACCTGGCTGTCGGAGAAGCTGTGCGTGCGCCGGACCACGGGCAGGGTGATGCCTTCGGCGCCGGACCGGAATTCCGCTGCCGGGCTCTCCGCGTACAGCGCGGCGGGGGTGCCGCCCGGCACGACCCCCTGGGGGGTGAGGGGCACCACGGTCGTCCTGAGCGGCTCGGCCCGCCTGACGGTGGGGGCCGGGTAGGGGTGACGGAAGCCGATGTACACGGCGGTGGCGAAGGCCAGGGCGATGAGCACGACGAGGGCGATGGCCGCCTTGGAGCCGTTGCGGGCGGCGCGGCCGGGCAGCGAGCGGACCGCGAGGGCGTGGTCGCCCATCCGTTCCTTCGCGGAGAACTCCTGAAGCCGGGCAGCGCGCACAAACGATTCGTCGAAGACGAGTGAGCGGTACTCGTCCTCGCCACCCGCCGGGTTCTCGGGTGGGCCTTCTGGCGGTTCTCCACGGCCAGTCATGACTTCTCCCGATCTCCACGCCACCGGCCGGGAGCCGGGAGCGCGACGGTCTGCTTCGGCCGGAAGGCGTCGGGCAGGTCCTGTCCGGCATCTGCGCGGTCCACGGCCGGACAAGTGAGAAGCCCCCTCCGGAAGAGAAGAGGGGTCACATCTTCAGGGTAGGTCGATTACCGGGAAGGTAAACGCGGGGGACGCCAGAAGAAGGAGGGCATCCGCAGGGACGGCCCTCCGTCAGGGGGTGCGGGGGACGGCGGAGACCGCCGGCCGTGACCGCTCCGCGGAGCCCGAGGGGTCCGCGCCGGGCTTGTCGACGCCGCTCGTCACCGGCTGCGGGATCTGGTCCTGACGGTTTCCGGCGGCGCCCCGGTACACGGCGGAGAAGGCCAGGGCGACCATGCCGATGCCCATGAGGAGGGCGAGCAGCCAGGCCACCGGCCGGTGCCACCGCGCCGTGCCGCGGTAGGGGCGCAGGGCGCCGCCGTGACGCCCGTACGGGCCGCTGTAGTCGTCCTCGTCCCCGTCGAGGTCGTCGGAGTCCCCGAAGGACCGCCTGCGGCCGTACAGGCCGTCCGCGCCGTAGCCCTCGTCGTAGAGGTCGTCGTCGAGGGGGCCGCCGCCGGAGCGCGCGCGGGCCGCTTCGGCCTCGGCGCGCGCCTGCGCTGCGGAGAGCAGTCGCTCCACCGCGGTGGGTTCATGGACCTCTGCGGCCCGTACGAAGTCCTCGTCGAACACCACGGAGGCGAA
The Streptomyces sp. NBC_00234 DNA segment above includes these coding regions:
- the rsfS gene encoding ribosome silencing factor; this translates as MTATDRSIELINAAAQAAADRLAHDIIAYDVSDVLSITDAFLLASAPNDRQVKSIVDEIEERLQKELGAKPVRREGDRDARWILLDYVDIVIHVQHSEERVFYALERLWKDCPEIGLPEDALKTRGKAEEHAQLNGIPEGEQH
- the leuS gene encoding leucine--tRNA ligase; amino-acid sequence: MSETNTAAETAAPHRYTAAMAADIEARWQDFWDAEGTYEAPNPTGDLAGDPELVAKPKKFIMDMFPYPSGAGLHVGHPLGYIATDVYARHQRMTGHNVLHTLGFDAFGLPAEQYAVQTGTHPRASTEANMENMKVQLRRLGLGHDNRRSFATIEAEYYKWTQWIFLQIFNSWYDTEAGRARPITELVAQFEGGSRATPDGRDWSELSAAERADVLGEYRLAYASDAPVNWSPGLGTVLANEEVTADGRSERGNFPVFKAKLRQWNMRITAYADRLLDDLDGLDWPEAIKLQQRNWIGRSEGARVDFPVDGAGAVTVFTTRQDTLFGATYMVLAPEHELVERIIPAAWPEGTQPVWTGGHASPAEAVTAYRKQAAAKSDVERQAEAKDKTGVFTGAYATNPVSGDKVPVFIADYVLMGYGTGAIMAVPAHDARDFAFARAFELPMRCVVEPSDDRGTDTSAWDDAFSSYEAKLVNSANDEISLDGLGVVDAKAKITEWLKEHGVGEGTVNFRLRDWLFSRQRYWGEPFPIVYDEEGIAHPLPESMLPLELPEVEDYSPRTFDPEDANTQPETPLSRNADWVNVTLDLGDGNGPRKYRRETNTMPNWAGSCWYELRYLDPNNGQKLVDPAIEQYWMGPREGQPTGGVDLYVGGAEHAVLHLLYARFWSKVLHDLGHISSAEPFHKLYNQGMIQAFVYRDSRGIAVPAAEVEERDGAYYYQDEKVSRVLGKMGKSLKNAVTPDEICGEYGADTLRLYEMAMGPLDVSRPWDTRAVVGQFRLLQRLWRNIVDEETGEVTVVGTEPGEDTLRALHKAIDGVGQDMAGMRFNTAIAKVTELNNHLTKAGGPLSRSVAESLVLLVAPLAPHVAEELWRRLGHTESVVHQDFPVADPAYVVDETVTCVVQIKGKVRARLEVSPSITDADLEALALADTGVVAALGGAGIRKVIVRAPKLVNIVPA
- a CDS encoding histidine phosphatase family protein — protein: MNGSSSGRGRRIVLWRHGQTAWNLERRFQGSTDIELTEAGIGQARRAARLLASLKPDAIVASDLRRASATAAELAAVTGLPVAHDSALRETYAGAWQGLTHDEIVEQYAGQYAAWKRGEPVRRGGGELETEVADRAAPVVLQHADKLTDGGTLVVVSHGGTIRTTIGRLLGLDAHHWEGLGGLSNCCWSVLGEGARGWRLLEHNAGTLPEPVLGDDD
- a CDS encoding NADH-ubiquinone oxidoreductase-F iron-sulfur binding region domain-containing protein encodes the protein MNVPLPDVPEVRVVGLPQLTSGFDLVERLDLGMHLKVHGPLEPMTGERLAELAEAISLCGRGGAGFPFGRKLRAVAKASIRRGVRPVVVINGSEGEPACRKDTVLLNRAPHLILDGALLAAEALGARTLIVAVTRNSTEISVRAALAERGLSDRRGQQLRARVVRTPERMVSGEASAVIRAASGGPALPPGRRERAAEAGVGGAPTLLSNAETYAQLAVAARIGPRRYGHTGLPDEPGTVLLTVSGSVSRPMVIEVPTGVPLRYVLQLAGAPPLPQGVLTGGYHGNWIDSVAAHDAVVSVRSLAAVGGALGAGAILPIAPGTCPLGESLRIANWLAAETAGQCGPCKLGLPAAAGGLSDVLNGGGPAALEALREVTQAVKGRGACKHPDGSARFLASTLSAFTDDLAAHVLDGGCGRDTLGVLPLPGPGYQDLEESIPSGGKLAVDWTLCQGHGLCADIVPELIRLGPDGYPALADASVPMHLRGRAQRAVRRCPELALRIEQAPAERPALPSTNRKALGSGRS
- a CDS encoding LCP family protein, which translates into the protein MNDRQNPYDPYFQQPQVIGYDEYGQPVYQQPGQQPYDPYAAQPQQGQQPQQGQGGDQGYGYDPYAQPPQQPQQYDPYAPQQPQAAPQHHPGQPSQQPQGHGYDSGYGDYGYDQGRQQQPAAADATQQWSMPPQGAAPAVAPPEPERPYESDPEPAVPGQRRAAPDYRTEQFSFIEEPDEDSEDVIDWLKFTESRSERREEARRRGRKRIVALIVVAALVVVGGVGYLWSADKIPGLSGSDGQEATQAGPQQRDVIVVHLHNTKKGGTSTALLVDNVTTEQGTTVLLPNSLAVANDDGSTTTLGKSVDDDGSSATSESIDTLLGTSISGTWRLDTPYLENLVELVGNIEVDTDTDVPDAKKGASPLVNKGEAQTLSGQMAVAYATYRGPDEPEAKQLLRFGQVMRGVLRKLSEDPKAATVTVQTLGQILDPSLPEQDLGASLAKLAGHAKVGSYKTALLPVQADGTLTEKAADSVVKDVLGGAVKAPEKDAAVRVGIKNATGNTDAPERARVQLLNGGYTFVDGGKGDPATSSAVFYRTAEDKAKATEVAKTLGLPTSSVQKGKPAANADVSVVLGQNYKIK